The Oceanisphaera avium genome includes a region encoding these proteins:
- a CDS encoding BCCT family transporter, producing MAAEKVSPEKSSSLSTILVPVFIPSVIIIALMVIGTMSNPELAGEVFTNVLNYLIKTFGWFYMLAVAIFLVFVVTVAFSKWGNIKLGPDHAEPEYSFWAWFAMLFSAGYGIALLFFGVAEPVMHYASPPEGAAQTVGAAKQAMQIAFFHWGFHIWGIYCLVGMSLAYFAYRHGLPLSMRSTLYPLIGEKIHGPMGHTVDVFAILGTMFGIATTLGLSVAQINAGLNYLWPSIPISNFVQIIAIIAITALATLSVVAGMDKGVKRLSMLNMVLAISLMVFVFAVGPTIFILNTFMQNTGSYLSNIVERTFNLQAYTSSDWMGDWTLFIFGWTISWAPFVGLFIAKISRGRTIRQFVVGVMVVPTIFTFLWFSVFGDTALHLIIHEGYTNLINEVQADQAIALFKLLEHLPFTSIVSFLTVFLIVTFFVTSSDSGSLVIDSLASGGAVKTPVWQRVFWASTEGVVAAALLLAGGESGLKALQSATLLSALPFAIIMLIAAVGMWRALVIEGHHEVSLQQHMQSAKGGAKAGPGYWKKRLANLVDFPARDAVEKFIRTTSFQAMHKVEQELEQQGWEAEVIFDEANCRSQFQVYQEGKMEFIYEIRLRGYAMPEFSFPEQDRDVDGDDHYYRAEVFLRRGGQAYDVYGYDQQDIISDILDQFEKYLHFLHISPGILPWKMEEHDDDLNNETDAQPENSYLGDKPI from the coding sequence ATGGCTGCAGAAAAAGTGAGCCCTGAAAAATCTTCTTCACTGTCTACCATCTTAGTCCCGGTCTTTATTCCCTCTGTCATTATTATTGCGCTGATGGTGATTGGCACCATGAGCAACCCAGAGCTGGCCGGTGAAGTTTTTACCAATGTGTTGAATTACCTGATCAAAACCTTTGGCTGGTTTTATATGTTAGCGGTGGCCATTTTCTTAGTGTTTGTGGTCACGGTCGCCTTTTCTAAATGGGGTAATATTAAACTCGGCCCCGATCATGCCGAGCCCGAATATAGCTTTTGGGCCTGGTTTGCCATGTTGTTTTCCGCCGGCTATGGCATAGCGCTATTGTTCTTTGGTGTGGCAGAGCCGGTGATGCATTATGCCTCCCCACCAGAGGGCGCCGCCCAAACGGTGGGCGCGGCTAAACAGGCCATGCAAATTGCCTTTTTCCATTGGGGCTTTCATATTTGGGGCATTTATTGCTTAGTGGGTATGTCGTTGGCTTATTTTGCTTATCGTCATGGCTTACCGCTGTCGATGCGATCCACGCTCTATCCGTTAATTGGTGAGAAAATTCACGGCCCTATGGGACACACAGTCGATGTGTTTGCCATCTTAGGTACCATGTTTGGTATTGCCACCACGCTGGGTTTATCGGTAGCACAAATTAACGCCGGTCTTAATTATTTATGGCCCAGTATACCCATTAGTAACTTTGTGCAAATTATTGCCATTATTGCCATTACCGCGCTGGCGACCTTGTCGGTAGTAGCGGGCATGGATAAAGGGGTAAAGCGCTTATCCATGCTGAACATGGTATTAGCGATTTCCCTCATGGTGTTTGTGTTTGCTGTAGGGCCCACCATTTTTATCCTTAATACCTTCATGCAAAACACCGGCAGTTACTTAAGTAACATAGTCGAGCGTACCTTTAACTTGCAGGCTTATACCTCAAGTGATTGGATGGGCGATTGGACGCTGTTTATCTTTGGTTGGACCATTTCTTGGGCGCCCTTTGTCGGCCTCTTTATCGCTAAAATTAGTCGTGGCCGGACTATCCGCCAATTTGTGGTGGGGGTGATGGTGGTGCCTACTATCTTTACCTTCTTATGGTTCTCGGTATTTGGCGATACGGCGCTGCATTTAATTATCCATGAGGGCTACACCAATTTAATTAACGAAGTGCAAGCCGACCAAGCAATCGCCTTATTTAAGTTGCTTGAGCATCTGCCCTTTACCAGTATCGTGTCATTCTTAACGGTATTTTTAATTGTCACCTTCTTTGTTACCTCGTCTGACTCCGGCTCGTTAGTGATTGACTCACTGGCTTCCGGTGGCGCAGTAAAAACGCCAGTATGGCAACGGGTGTTTTGGGCCTCAACCGAGGGGGTAGTGGCGGCGGCTTTATTGCTGGCGGGAGGAGAAAGTGGTTTAAAAGCGCTACAAAGTGCCACTTTGCTGAGCGCCTTGCCCTTTGCCATTATTATGTTAATTGCTGCGGTAGGCATGTGGCGTGCGCTGGTCATTGAGGGGCATCATGAGGTGAGCTTGCAACAACATATGCAATCTGCCAAAGGCGGCGCTAAAGCAGGCCCGGGTTATTGGAAAAAGCGCTTAGCTAACTTAGTGGACTTTCCGGCGCGCGATGCGGTGGAGAAGTTTATTCGTACCACCAGTTTCCAAGCCATGCACAAAGTAGAGCAAGAGCTGGAGCAGCAAGGTTGGGAAGCAGAAGTTATTTTTGATGAAGCGAACTGTCGAAGCCAGTTTCAGGTTTATCAAGAGGGGAAAATGGAGTTTATCTATGAGATACGCCTGCGCGGCTATGCCATGCCAGAATTCTCTTTCCCTGAGCAAGACCGAGACGTCGATGGCGACGATCATTACTACCGCGCAGAGGTGTTCTTACGCCGCGGTGGCCAAGCGTATGATGTCTATGGCTATGATCAGCAAGATATTATTAGTGATATTTTGGATCAGTTTGAGAAATATCTGCACTTCTTACATATCTCTCCGGGTATTTTGCCCTGGAAGATGGAAGAGCATGATGATGACTTAAACAATGAAACCGATGCTCAGCCAGAAAACAGCTATTTAGGCGATAAGCCGATATAA
- a CDS encoding NAD-dependent succinate-semialdehyde dehydrogenase, translating into MDNTHPLWQTGWYGQGRWQTCAEQYEVINPATQQVLAKVAKCGTKETQTAIDAAEHALKSWRQTSAKERAKILRRWFELMLEHQEALATLMVLEQGKPLTEAKGEVSYAANFLEWFAEEGKRAYGETIPSPDTSHRIWVIKQPVGVVAAITPWNFPLAMITRKVGPALAAGCTVVVKAASATPLSANALAVLAEQAGLPAGVFNVVSGDTQAISDTLMDSAVVRKLSFTGSTKVGKLLMANAANTVKKLSLELGGNAPFIVFDDADLDAVVKGAMAAKFRNTGQTCVCVNRFLVQENIYDRFVQQLANAAQQLKVGDGLEKGVEQGPLINEDGLKKVQQHLDDALSKGARVICGGKPHALGGTFFEPTVLAEATDNMLLASEETFGPVAACFRFKDEAEAIARANDTPFGLAAYFYTQDLNRVYRVSEALESGMVGVNAGIISNEVAPFGGVKESGIGREGARDGLAEYLETKYVNLGEVN; encoded by the coding sequence ATGGATAACACTCATCCCCTTTGGCAAACGGGCTGGTACGGCCAAGGCCGTTGGCAAACTTGCGCTGAGCAATATGAGGTCATTAATCCTGCTACTCAGCAAGTGCTAGCTAAGGTAGCTAAGTGTGGGACTAAAGAAACGCAAACGGCGATTGATGCCGCCGAGCATGCGCTTAAAAGCTGGCGCCAGACGAGTGCGAAAGAGCGCGCTAAGATATTACGGCGTTGGTTTGAGCTGATGCTTGAGCATCAAGAAGCACTGGCAACGCTCATGGTATTAGAGCAGGGCAAGCCGCTCACCGAAGCCAAAGGTGAAGTTAGTTATGCGGCCAATTTTTTAGAATGGTTTGCCGAAGAGGGTAAGCGCGCCTATGGCGAGACCATTCCTAGTCCAGATACTAGCCATCGGATCTGGGTCATTAAGCAACCGGTAGGCGTAGTGGCGGCTATTACGCCTTGGAACTTCCCGCTGGCCATGATCACCCGCAAAGTGGGCCCCGCTTTAGCCGCAGGTTGTACTGTGGTAGTAAAAGCCGCCAGTGCGACGCCCCTTAGTGCTAACGCACTGGCGGTACTGGCTGAGCAAGCCGGCCTCCCTGCGGGGGTATTTAATGTGGTGTCTGGGGACACCCAAGCCATCAGTGACACGCTAATGGATAGCGCTGTGGTGCGTAAGCTGTCATTTACCGGCTCCACTAAAGTAGGCAAGTTGCTGATGGCAAATGCGGCTAACACGGTGAAAAAACTATCTTTAGAGCTGGGCGGTAATGCGCCTTTTATTGTCTTTGATGATGCGGATCTCGATGCCGTCGTAAAAGGCGCGATGGCCGCTAAATTTAGAAACACCGGCCAAACCTGTGTTTGTGTGAACCGCTTTTTAGTCCAAGAAAATATCTACGACCGTTTTGTACAGCAGCTCGCTAACGCTGCGCAACAACTTAAGGTAGGGGATGGCTTAGAAAAGGGCGTAGAGCAGGGTCCCTTAATTAATGAAGATGGCTTAAAAAAAGTGCAACAGCACCTCGATGATGCGCTAAGTAAAGGCGCGCGCGTGATTTGTGGCGGTAAACCTCATGCTTTGGGTGGCACCTTTTTTGAGCCTACCGTATTAGCCGAAGCAACAGATAATATGCTGTTGGCCAGTGAAGAGACCTTTGGTCCGGTGGCGGCGTGTTTTCGGTTTAAAGATGAAGCCGAGGCCATTGCTCGTGCAAACGACACCCCCTTTGGCTTAGCGGCGTATTTTTATACGCAAGATCTTAATCGCGTTTATCGAGTATCCGAAGCCTTAGAGTCGGGCATGGTAGGCGTCAATGCCGGCATTATTTCTAATGAAGTGGCGCCCTTTGGCGGGGTAAAAGAGTCAGGTATAGGCCGAGAGGGGGCACGTGATGGCTTAGCAGAATACCTAGAAACCAAGTACGTTAATTTAGGGGAAGTGAATTAG
- a CDS encoding M15 family metallopeptidase, which yields MNLLSQAMASKPQPNWSDIQAVPIIDSQDPLVALGLVNLPLRIYPAYFHQGVPHALSDCYVRRSVLYRLYKAARLLPGGIELVVLDGWRPLAVQEYLYNSLHRIFHAQYPQDSAAEHQARLRQFVAPPSMDAKAPSPHLTGGAVDVTLCNSDGLLLDMGTEFDDVSALSASAAFESVIKPNPRESEVIEHRRLLHSVMLQAGFSNLPSEWWHFDYGNQAWAWATQQPHAHFGAIERASLSQRWQQQVAAQQLPVPE from the coding sequence ATGAATTTATTATCTCAAGCAATGGCCAGCAAGCCTCAGCCCAATTGGTCAGACATTCAGGCGGTGCCGATTATAGATAGCCAAGACCCGCTGGTCGCTCTTGGCTTAGTCAACTTACCGCTTCGTATTTACCCCGCTTATTTTCATCAAGGTGTGCCCCACGCCCTCAGTGATTGTTATGTTAGACGCAGCGTCTTATACCGCCTGTATAAAGCCGCCCGTTTATTACCAGGTGGCATAGAGCTAGTCGTACTCGATGGCTGGCGCCCGTTAGCGGTACAAGAGTATTTATACAACAGTCTACATCGCATTTTTCATGCCCAGTATCCACAAGACTCGGCGGCTGAGCACCAAGCTCGACTGCGCCAATTTGTCGCTCCACCCAGCATGGATGCCAAGGCACCTAGCCCTCATTTAACGGGCGGAGCCGTGGATGTCACTTTATGTAATAGCGACGGCTTATTATTGGACATGGGGACTGAGTTTGATGATGTCAGTGCGCTTTCTGCCAGTGCCGCTTTTGAGTCAGTGATTAAGCCTAATCCTCGAGAGTCGGAAGTGATCGAGCATCGTCGACTCTTGCACAGCGTGATGCTGCAAGCTGGCTTTAGTAATTTGCCCAGCGAGTGGTGGCATTTTGATTATGGTAATCAAGCGTGGGCCTGGGCCACCCAGCAACCCCATGCCCATTTTGGCGCCATTGAGCGAGCCAGCTTAAGTCAGCGCTGGCAACAGCAAGTGGCGGCACAGCAGTTGCCGGTGCCAGAGTAA
- the yfbV gene encoding terminus macrodomain insulation protein YfbV has translation MSTLTQTLNKGSAYLAIWPKERQLAALFPEYRITSATRLALRTIPALIVLSVLVQFQLGDPRYWPGVVSSILFLASLPLQGLFWLGKRATTPLPPSLASWYQKIFQKMAEAGVAVNEPVSRPRYFELAEMLNLAFKQLDKSFIRDL, from the coding sequence ATGAGCACACTGACCCAAACGTTAAATAAGGGCAGCGCCTATTTAGCAATCTGGCCAAAAGAGCGCCAGCTTGCGGCGTTATTTCCTGAATACCGTATTACGAGTGCTACTCGATTAGCACTGCGTACTATACCGGCTTTGATTGTGCTGAGTGTGTTGGTGCAGTTTCAATTAGGCGATCCGCGCTACTGGCCGGGGGTGGTGAGCTCGATATTATTTCTAGCCAGCTTACCGCTACAAGGTCTCTTTTGGCTAGGTAAGCGCGCCACGACACCGCTGCCACCTAGCTTAGCCTCTTGGTATCAAAAAATTTTTCAAAAGATGGCGGAGGCCGGTGTTGCTGTTAATGAGCCGGTATCGCGCCCGCGTTATTTTGAGTTAGCAGAAATGCTGAACTTGGCGTTTAAACAACTGGATAAGTCGTTTATTCGCGATCTCTAA
- a CDS encoding acetate kinase, with protein sequence MTSKLVLVLNCGSSSLKFAIIDAHTGSEQLSGLAECFYLPHTRISWSFNGEKGHADLGDGSAHQEALDFIVNQLLMPHPELLNNLRAVGHRVVHGGEQFTQSAVIDDAVIRIIEDCAHLAPLHNPAHLIGIESARRSFPNLVQVAVFDTAFHQTMPESAFLYALPYQLYQAHHIRRYGMHGTSHFFIAEQAATLLDKPLAELNIISCHLGNGASVCAIKNGQSVDTSMGLTPLEGLVMGTRSGDIDPAIIFHLHDNLGYSLPDINTLLTKESGLLGLSQHTSDCRYLAEHYHSDAGAKRALDIFCYRLAKYIASYSCALDGRLDAVVFTGGIGENSVLVREHTLARLSLLGFKLDDTANQAARFGQTACITTQDSTPAWVIPTNEEWVIAKDALTLAIAARNDNATSLTQE encoded by the coding sequence ATGACGAGTAAGCTAGTTCTTGTGCTTAACTGCGGCAGTTCGTCGCTCAAGTTTGCCATTATTGATGCCCACACGGGTAGCGAGCAGCTATCGGGACTAGCGGAATGCTTTTATCTCCCCCATACCCGTATTAGTTGGTCTTTTAACGGAGAAAAAGGCCATGCCGACTTAGGTGATGGCAGCGCTCACCAAGAGGCGCTAGATTTTATCGTCAATCAGCTACTGATGCCCCACCCCGAGCTATTAAATAATCTGAGGGCCGTGGGACACAGAGTGGTTCACGGTGGCGAGCAATTTACACAATCGGCGGTTATCGATGACGCCGTGATCCGCATTATTGAAGATTGTGCCCACTTAGCTCCCTTGCACAACCCTGCTCACTTAATTGGTATTGAGTCGGCACGGCGCTCATTTCCAAACTTAGTGCAGGTAGCGGTATTTGATACCGCCTTTCACCAAACCATGCCCGAGTCGGCGTTTTTATATGCACTGCCTTATCAGCTCTATCAAGCGCATCATATTCGCCGCTATGGCATGCATGGCACCAGCCACTTTTTTATTGCCGAGCAAGCCGCCACCCTTTTAGATAAACCCTTAGCCGAGCTTAATATTATTAGCTGTCACTTAGGTAATGGCGCCTCTGTGTGTGCCATCAAAAATGGCCAGTCGGTAGACACATCCATGGGGCTTACGCCATTAGAGGGCTTAGTTATGGGCACGCGCAGTGGCGATATTGACCCTGCTATTATCTTCCATTTGCACGATAACTTAGGCTATAGCTTACCCGATATTAATACCTTACTTACTAAAGAGTCAGGGTTACTGGGCTTGTCACAACATACCAGCGATTGTCGCTATCTTGCCGAGCACTATCACAGTGATGCGGGCGCAAAGCGTGCACTAGATATTTTTTGCTATCGCCTTGCCAAATATATTGCCAGTTATAGCTGTGCGCTAGACGGTCGCCTAGATGCGGTCGTCTTTACCGGCGGCATAGGAGAGAACTCCGTGTTAGTGCGCGAGCATACCTTAGCTCGCTTAAGTTTGTTGGGCTTTAAGCTCGATGACACCGCCAACCAAGCGGCCCGCTTTGGACAAACGGCCTGTATTACTACCCAAGACAGTACACCTGCTTGGGTAATACCAACCAATGAAGAATGGGTGATTGCTAAAGACGCGCTGACGCTCGCCATCGCGGCCCGTAACGACAATGCTACTTCTTTAACCCAGGAATAA
- the pta gene encoding phosphate acetyltransferase, with amino-acid sequence MARTVMLIPVSGGVGATSVSLGMVRAMERNGVNVSFFKPVSQPRNRTTVQDHSTAVIANGSNIVPPEPFALSYAETMISKGNLDVLLEEIVARVENHVADVGAEIVVVEGLIPTDKQPFANRINYDVAKALDADMVLIAQPSNDSSQQLKERIELACSSFGGMLNKRIVGCIINKVGAPIDDQGNTRPDLSEMFNPNQKLEKYSPNLEVLQVFGKMPLRILGCIPWNNDLVAPRAVDLARHLNATILNEGKLNSRRLQSVTFCARALHNMVQHFRPGSLLVASGDRSDVIVAVCLAAMNGVKIGALLLNGSYHPEPQIMALCQQATETGLPILMVDTNTWQTAVSLQHFNLEIPIDDLPRIDLVQDYMASHIDQHWIESLMAKSTRSHRLSPPAFRYQLTELARRAAKRIVLPEGEEPRTIKAASICAERGIARPVLLGNREEILRVAAQQGVKLDERVEIIDPKQVREHYVERLVELRKAKGLTEIVAREQLQDNVVLGTMMLERDEVDGLVSGAINTTANTIRPPLQIIKTAPGCSLVSSIFFMLLPDQVLVYGDCAINPDPSAEQLAEIAIQSADSATAFGIEPRVAMISYSTGSSGTGAEVVKVREATRLAKEKRPDLIIDGPLQYDAAIMENVAQSKAPDSPVAGKATVFIFPDLNTGNTTYKAVQRSAQLVSIGPMLQGMRKPVNDLSRGALVDDIVYTIALTAIQGGQRDAAQLPSIE; translated from the coding sequence ATGGCCAGAACGGTAATGTTGATCCCCGTCAGTGGCGGTGTGGGTGCCACCTCAGTGAGCTTGGGGATGGTGCGCGCCATGGAGCGCAATGGCGTTAATGTCAGCTTTTTTAAACCAGTTTCCCAACCGCGCAACCGCACCACAGTCCAAGATCATTCCACGGCCGTGATCGCAAATGGCTCTAATATAGTGCCGCCAGAGCCCTTTGCCCTTAGCTATGCTGAAACCATGATCTCTAAGGGAAATCTTGATGTTTTGCTAGAAGAAATAGTGGCACGGGTAGAAAATCATGTGGCCGACGTGGGCGCGGAGATAGTGGTGGTAGAGGGCTTGATCCCCACCGACAAACAGCCCTTTGCCAATCGCATTAATTATGATGTTGCTAAAGCGCTTGATGCCGATATGGTACTTATTGCCCAACCCAGCAATGACTCTAGCCAACAATTAAAAGAGCGAATTGAGCTGGCGTGCTCTAGTTTTGGCGGCATGCTCAATAAGCGCATTGTGGGCTGCATTATTAATAAAGTAGGGGCGCCCATCGATGATCAGGGCAACACTCGCCCCGATCTGTCGGAGATGTTTAACCCCAATCAAAAGCTTGAAAAATACAGCCCTAATTTAGAAGTGCTACAAGTGTTTGGCAAAATGCCGCTGCGGATCTTGGGCTGTATTCCTTGGAATAATGATTTAGTGGCCCCCAGAGCCGTGGATTTAGCCCGCCACTTAAATGCCACTATTTTAAATGAAGGCAAGCTCAATAGTCGCCGCCTACAAAGCGTCACTTTTTGTGCGCGCGCACTGCATAATATGGTGCAGCACTTTAGACCAGGCAGCTTATTGGTGGCCTCCGGGGACAGATCCGATGTTATTGTCGCCGTTTGTTTAGCGGCCATGAATGGCGTGAAAATTGGCGCCCTCTTACTCAATGGCAGCTATCACCCAGAGCCACAAATTATGGCGCTGTGCCAACAAGCCACCGAAACAGGCTTACCTATCTTGATGGTCGACACCAATACCTGGCAAACCGCAGTTAGCCTGCAGCATTTTAATTTAGAAATTCCCATTGATGACTTACCGCGCATCGATTTGGTGCAAGATTATATGGCAAGCCATATCGATCAACACTGGATTGAGTCGTTAATGGCTAAGTCTACCCGCAGCCATCGACTCAGCCCACCCGCCTTTCGCTATCAACTAACGGAATTAGCGCGCCGCGCCGCTAAGCGCATTGTGCTGCCCGAAGGGGAAGAGCCGCGCACCATTAAAGCGGCCTCAATTTGCGCCGAGCGGGGGATTGCGCGCCCGGTATTATTAGGAAATCGTGAGGAAATATTACGAGTCGCCGCCCAACAAGGGGTGAAATTAGATGAACGAGTAGAAATTATCGACCCAAAGCAAGTGCGTGAGCATTATGTAGAGCGCTTAGTAGAGCTTAGAAAAGCTAAAGGCCTAACAGAGATTGTGGCGCGCGAGCAGCTACAGGATAACGTAGTACTGGGTACTATGATGCTAGAGCGTGATGAAGTTGACGGCTTAGTCTCGGGGGCGATTAATACCACCGCTAATACCATACGCCCGCCCCTGCAAATTATTAAAACCGCGCCTGGCTGCTCGTTAGTATCCTCCATCTTTTTTATGCTGTTGCCAGACCAAGTGTTGGTCTATGGCGACTGCGCCATTAACCCCGACCCTAGCGCCGAGCAATTAGCAGAAATTGCCATTCAATCCGCCGACTCTGCTACCGCCTTTGGCATTGAGCCTAGAGTGGCGATGATCTCCTACTCTACGGGCAGCTCTGGCACGGGCGCAGAAGTAGTGAAAGTAAGAGAGGCGACGCGCTTAGCTAAAGAAAAGCGCCCGGATTTAATTATCGATGGGCCACTGCAATATGATGCCGCCATTATGGAAAATGTAGCGCAGTCTAAGGCTCCGGACTCCCCCGTTGCCGGAAAAGCCACTGTCTTTATCTTTCCTGATCTTAATACCGGTAATACTACTTATAAGGCGGTACAGCGTTCAGCACAGCTAGTATCGATTGGCCCTATGCTACAAGGCATGCGTAAACCGGTTAATGACTTATCTCGCGGCGCCTTAGTGGATGATATTGTTTACACCATTGCGCTCACCGCGATTCAAGGAGGACAACGCGACGCCGCTCAGCTACCTAGCATAGAATAA
- the tpx gene encoding thiol peroxidase, which translates to MSSVTFQGNPVAVSGQFPQAGQAAADFTLTDGDLNDIKLADFKGQKVLLNIFPSVDTDVCAASVRAFNEKAAALANTKVICVSMDLPFALGRFCGAEGIENVQTASAFRNAEFLNAFGVALSEGPLRGLAARAVVAIDEQGKVVYSERVAELTTEPNYDAAIAALA; encoded by the coding sequence ATGTCTAGCGTAACTTTCCAAGGTAACCCAGTTGCTGTTTCTGGCCAGTTTCCACAAGCAGGCCAAGCGGCCGCTGATTTTACTTTGACCGATGGCGATTTAAACGACATTAAATTGGCAGACTTCAAAGGCCAAAAAGTACTGTTGAACATTTTCCCAAGTGTTGACACCGATGTGTGCGCGGCAAGCGTACGTGCTTTTAACGAAAAAGCCGCGGCATTAGCCAACACTAAAGTGATTTGCGTATCTATGGATCTGCCCTTCGCTCTGGGCCGCTTTTGTGGTGCAGAAGGAATTGAAAACGTACAAACTGCCTCTGCCTTTCGCAATGCTGAATTCTTGAACGCCTTTGGTGTAGCGTTAAGCGAAGGCCCACTGCGTGGCTTAGCCGCTCGTGCCGTGGTTGCGATTGATGAGCAAGGCAAAGTGGTTTACAGCGAGCGTGTTGCTGAGCTAACAACTGAACCTAACTACGACGCAGCCATTGCCGCGCTAGCCTAA
- a CDS encoding TIGR01777 family oxidoreductase produces MKILITGGTGFVGQRLIKQLHPHHEVTVLSRQPHNVTQLLGSNIHALASLDKLENLDSFDAVINLAGEPIADKRWSSAQKERICQSRWQLTEQLVAKLHAGSQPPSVLISGSAVGYYGRQGETLVDEDSSPHPEFSHHVCQRWEQLAEQAASAQTRVCFIRLAVVLGAQGGALKKMLPSYRLGLGGPIGSGKQYMSWIHIDDVVSLLLFLLEHPECQGAFNASAPEPVTNQQFSKTLAKVLNKPHFARVPAWVMRLAFGEMADLLLTGQRVMPVRLQRAGFHFRYPTLEKALKETLTASS; encoded by the coding sequence ATGAAGATATTGATCACCGGCGGTACGGGTTTTGTGGGGCAGCGCTTAATTAAACAATTACACCCACACCATGAAGTGACGGTGTTAAGTCGCCAGCCCCATAACGTCACCCAGCTTCTAGGCTCAAATATTCACGCCTTAGCCTCGCTCGATAAACTGGAAAATTTAGACAGCTTTGACGCTGTTATCAATCTAGCCGGTGAACCCATTGCCGATAAACGCTGGAGCAGCGCGCAAAAAGAGCGTATTTGTCAAAGCCGCTGGCAACTTACCGAACAACTGGTGGCTAAACTTCATGCAGGCAGCCAACCCCCTAGCGTGTTAATTAGTGGCTCGGCAGTGGGATATTATGGCCGCCAAGGTGAGACGCTGGTCGATGAAGACTCAAGCCCTCATCCTGAGTTTAGCCACCACGTGTGTCAGCGCTGGGAGCAGCTGGCCGAGCAGGCAGCCAGTGCACAAACTCGCGTATGTTTTATTCGCTTAGCCGTGGTATTAGGTGCACAAGGCGGAGCCCTAAAGAAAATGCTGCCCAGCTATCGGTTAGGCTTAGGCGGGCCCATTGGCTCAGGCAAGCAATATATGTCGTGGATCCACATCGATGATGTGGTGAGCTTATTACTATTTTTACTGGAACATCCCGAATGCCAAGGGGCCTTTAATGCCAGTGCGCCAGAGCCGGTTACTAATCAGCAATTTAGTAAAACGCTGGCTAAAGTATTGAATAAACCTCATTTTGCCCGAGTACCCGCTTGGGTAATGCGACTAGCCTTTGGCGAAATGGCCGACTTATTATTAACAGGCCAGCGAGTGATGCCGGTGCGCTTACAAAGAGCCGGTTTTCATTTTCGCTATCCTACGCTCGAAAAAGCCCTCAAAGAGACCTTAACCGCCAGCTCTTAA